ATGAGCCTATTGGGTCATCCATCGAGAACTCTTAAAATGGGGAATACTATGAAAAAAAAGAAACTAGCCACAGTTTCCTTGGCCGGGTGTTTTGGTTGCCACATGTCATTGCTGGATATTGATGAACGCATTCTGGATTTAGTGGAACTGGTTGAATTTGACAGAAGTCCCATCAACGATATCAAAAAATTTACAACCCGTTGTGATATCGGCCTGATTGAAGGCGCCTGCTGTAATGAGGCCAATGTCCATACCCTCATCGATTTCAGGAAAAATTGTGACATTCTGGTGGGCGTGGGCCAGTGCGCCATCATGGGAGGCTTGCCTGTCATGCGAAATGCCATCATGCATTCCGATGATCCCCTGCGTGAATGCCTGGATGAAGCTTATTTGAACAGCAAATATGTCTACAATCCATCCAATGAAATACCGAATGATCCGGCACTTCCATTGCTTCTGGATAAAGTATACACCTGCCCTCAAGTTGTAAAAATTGACTATCAGATTCCAGGATGTCCACCATCTGGAGACATGTTATGGCGTGCACTCACCGCACTGATCACCGGAACACATTTCCAAACCAGTTATGAATATGAACTTATCAAGTATGATTGAGGGAACCCTGTCAGGAGAAACCAATGCCGAAAACTAAAGTTATTGAAATTGAACCACTCACCCGGGTAGAAGGTCACGGAAAAGTCACGATCCATCTGGATGAGCATAACAACGTGGATGACGCACGACTTCATATTGTGGAATTTCGTGGTTTTGAGCGCTTCATCAAGGGACGCCCCTATTGGGAAGTTCCAGTGATTGTCCAAAGGCTTTGTGGAATCTGCCCTGTCAGTCATCATCTGGCCGCGTCCAAAGCGATGGATGTGATTGTGGGCGCGAAAAAAATAACGGATACCGCAGAAAAAATGCGCAGACTCATGCATTATGGACAAATGTTCCAAAGCCATGTTTTGCACTTTTTTCACCTGTGTTCTCCGGATCTGCTCTTTGGTTTTGGTTCTGATCTCAAAGATCGAAATGTCATCGGAGTCATTGCCAAACACCCCGAATTGGCGACACAAGCCGTAATGATGCGTAAATTCGGTCAAGAAATCATCAAAGTGACCGCAGGCAAAAAAATCCATGGAACCAGTTCTGTTCCAGGCGGAATCAACAAGAATCTTTCCATTGAGGAACGCGATCCATTGCTTAAACAAATTGATCAAATGAAGGAATGGACACGCGGCGCATTAAAAATCGCCAAAGACTACACGGTCGAACATCTTCAACTCGCAAAAGAATTTGGCACCTTCAATTCCAGCCACCTGTCGTTAGTCCGTGAAGATGGCGCACTCGATTTATATCATGGAAATTTACGTGCGATTGATGCCAACGGTAATATCATTTTTGATCAGGTCGATTATCAGAAATACTATAACTTTATCATGGAAGAGGTGCGAACCTGGTCCTACATGAAGTTTCCGTTCATTAAAACCAGAGGCCATGTGGATGGATGGTACCGGGTGGGTCCGCTTTCGAGGATGAATACCTGTGGATTCATTGACACACCTGAGGCCGATAAAGCGTTGCAGGAATTCAAATCGGTAACCAATGGAAAACCAAATCACATGTCGTTGGCCTATCATTGGGCACGTATGATTGAAATCACCCATTGCGTGGAAAAAATGGAAGAATTGCTCAATGATCCTGACTTGCAGGGAACAGATCTGCTGGTCAAAGGAGAGCGACAGGCAGAAGGTGTGGGATTGATTGAAGCTCCCCGTGGAACCCTGTTTCATCATTACAAAGTGGATGAAAATGATCTGGTGACTTTCTGTAATCTGATTGTTTCTACTACCAACAACAATGAAGCCATGAATCGGGCTGTCAAGAATGTGGCGACGCGCTATCTTTCCGGTCAACAAAAAATAACCGAAGGAATGCTGAACCATGTGGAAGTGGCCGTCCGGGCGTATGACCCCTGTCTGTCCTGTGCAACACACGCTATTGGTCAGATGCCGCTCAAGGTTGAACTCTACGATGTGAACAACAATCTGATTGATGAAAAAAGCAAAGGCCTATAATGCTTGCCGACACGAACAAAGTATTGCTCATCGGTTATGGAAATCCGGGCCGTCTTGATGATGGCCTGGGTCCCGCGCTTGTCGCAAAACTGGAATCCAACCCTGTCGCGGGTCTTGATGTTGATTCTGATTATCAGCTC
This window of the SAR324 cluster bacterium genome carries:
- a CDS encoding NADP oxidoreductase, which gives rise to MKKKKLATVSLAGCFGCHMSLLDIDERILDLVELVEFDRSPINDIKKFTTRCDIGLIEGACCNEANVHTLIDFRKNCDILVGVGQCAIMGGLPVMRNAIMHSDDPLRECLDEAYLNSKYVYNPSNEIPNDPALPLLLDKVYTCPQVVKIDYQIPGCPPSGDMLWRALTALITGTHFQTSYEYELIKYD
- a CDS encoding Ni/Fe hydrogenase subunit alpha is translated as MPKTKVIEIEPLTRVEGHGKVTIHLDEHNNVDDARLHIVEFRGFERFIKGRPYWEVPVIVQRLCGICPVSHHLAASKAMDVIVGAKKITDTAEKMRRLMHYGQMFQSHVLHFFHLCSPDLLFGFGSDLKDRNVIGVIAKHPELATQAVMMRKFGQEIIKVTAGKKIHGTSSVPGGINKNLSIEERDPLLKQIDQMKEWTRGALKIAKDYTVEHLQLAKEFGTFNSSHLSLVREDGALDLYHGNLRAIDANGNIIFDQVDYQKYYNFIMEEVRTWSYMKFPFIKTRGHVDGWYRVGPLSRMNTCGFIDTPEADKALQEFKSVTNGKPNHMSLAYHWARMIEITHCVEKMEELLNDPDLQGTDLLVKGERQAEGVGLIEAPRGTLFHHYKVDENDLVTFCNLIVSTTNNNEAMNRAVKNVATRYLSGQQKITEGMLNHVEVAVRAYDPCLSCATHAIGQMPLKVELYDVNNNLIDEKSKGL